One Perca flavescens isolate YP-PL-M2 chromosome 14, PFLA_1.0, whole genome shotgun sequence genomic window carries:
- the e2f3 gene encoding transcription factor E2F3 isoform X2 produces MPSGCQAKRRLELEAADPQDLQDGGWTAKAKKPMASLSHTGEKAPAPNPIARKSLFEKTRYDTSLGFLTQRFAEMLRRSADGVLDLNLVAQELNAPKRRVYDVTNVLEGIQLIKKKSKNFVEWLGGQMTVDLDQELKTLVEEERRLDELIQICTRQVHQLCENRSSQKFAYLTYEDVQRIPSMKEQTVIVIKAPAETKLEVPHPEESLQVHLSSTQGPIEVFLCSDDPIPMEATDSSVANDANSCHLDSSADGNNSAPLVPYSCFVQVSSKDNDNRTLGIGSTSNPLYQPTQHSSPVTVTPVSPMHTSLQPPCEDQQSFVGLTPPLGFSLGGDEYLTSLAEDEGITDLFSSYDLEQLPLDMPRP; encoded by the exons ATGCCAAGTGGTTGCCAG GCAAAGAGAAGGCTGGAGCTGGAAGCCGCAGATCCCCAGGACCTCCAGGATGGTGGCTGGACCGCCAAAGCCAAAAAGCCGATGGCCTCTCTGTCCCACACAGGAGAAAAGG ctccCGCCCCCAATCCCATAGCACGCAAGTCCCTGTTCGAGAAGACGCGCTACGACACTTCGCTCGGCTTCTTGACGCAGAGGTTTGCGGAGATGCTGCGCCGCTCCGCTGACGGGGTGTTGGACCTCAACCTAGTCGCCCAGGAGCTCAATGCGCCTAAGAGACGCGTCTACGACGTCACCAATGTCCTGGAAGggatccagctcatcaaaaagaaGTCTAAAAACTTCGTGGAGTGGTT GGGTGGTCAGATGACCGTGGACCTAGATCAAGAGCTGAAGACTCTggttgaggaggagaggaggctgGACGAGCTGATCCAAATCTGTACGCGGCAGGTTCACCAGCTGTGTGAGAACCGGAGCAGTCAGAA ATTTGCCTATTTGACTTACGAGGATGTCCAAAGGATTCCCAGCATGAAAGAACAGACTGTGATCGTGATCAAAGCCCCTGCCGAGACAAAACTGGAGGTGCCACACCCAGAAGag AGCCTTCAGGTCCACCTCAGCAGCACACAGGGACCCATTGAGGTGTTCCTCTGCTCCGATGACCCCATCCCTATGGAAGCCACAGACAGCTCTGTGGCCAACGATGCCAATAGCTGCCACTTAGACTCGTCCGCCGATGGGAACAACTCCGCCCCCCTTGTGCCTTACTCGTGCTTCGTCCAGGTGTCTTCCAAAG ACAATGATAACCGCACTCTCGGAATCGGTAGTACCTCCAACCCGCTGTACCAGCCGACGCAACACTCCTCGCCAGTTACTGTCACCCCCGTCTCCCCCATGCACACCTCCCTCCAACCCCCTTGTGAAGATCAGCAAAGCTTTGTCGGCCTCACTCCACCTCTAGGGTTCTCTCTTGGTGGGGATGAGTACCTCACGAGCCTGGCTGAGGATGAGGGCATCACTGACCTCTTCTCTTCTTATGACCTGGAACAATTGCCCCTGGATATGCCCCGTCCCTAA
- the e2f3 gene encoding transcription factor E2F3 isoform X1 yields the protein MRKGVSSVSEVSVDISVGWSENSSTIRTESPSTYVVRAVNVELSEPTHGAKHADVTPSGPSTTGTRQTFKLERVQAKRRLELEAADPQDLQDGGWTAKAKKPMASLSHTGEKAPAPNPIARKSLFEKTRYDTSLGFLTQRFAEMLRRSADGVLDLNLVAQELNAPKRRVYDVTNVLEGIQLIKKKSKNFVEWLGGQMTVDLDQELKTLVEEERRLDELIQICTRQVHQLCENRSSQKFAYLTYEDVQRIPSMKEQTVIVIKAPAETKLEVPHPEESLQVHLSSTQGPIEVFLCSDDPIPMEATDSSVANDANSCHLDSSADGNNSAPLVPYSCFVQVSSKDNDNRTLGIGSTSNPLYQPTQHSSPVTVTPVSPMHTSLQPPCEDQQSFVGLTPPLGFSLGGDEYLTSLAEDEGITDLFSSYDLEQLPLDMPRP from the exons ATGAGAAAAGGGGTTTCCTCGGTCTCGGAGGTCTCTGTCGACATTAGCGTGGGTTGGTCCGAGAATAGCTCGACCATACGGACCGAAAGCCCTTCGACCTACGTTGTCAGGGCCGTTAACGTGGAACTCTCCGAGCCGACTCACGGTGCCAAGCACGCTGACGTTACACCCTCCGGACCCTCAACAACGGGGACAAGGCAGACATTTAAGCTCGAACGAGTTCAG GCAAAGAGAAGGCTGGAGCTGGAAGCCGCAGATCCCCAGGACCTCCAGGATGGTGGCTGGACCGCCAAAGCCAAAAAGCCGATGGCCTCTCTGTCCCACACAGGAGAAAAGG ctccCGCCCCCAATCCCATAGCACGCAAGTCCCTGTTCGAGAAGACGCGCTACGACACTTCGCTCGGCTTCTTGACGCAGAGGTTTGCGGAGATGCTGCGCCGCTCCGCTGACGGGGTGTTGGACCTCAACCTAGTCGCCCAGGAGCTCAATGCGCCTAAGAGACGCGTCTACGACGTCACCAATGTCCTGGAAGggatccagctcatcaaaaagaaGTCTAAAAACTTCGTGGAGTGGTT GGGTGGTCAGATGACCGTGGACCTAGATCAAGAGCTGAAGACTCTggttgaggaggagaggaggctgGACGAGCTGATCCAAATCTGTACGCGGCAGGTTCACCAGCTGTGTGAGAACCGGAGCAGTCAGAA ATTTGCCTATTTGACTTACGAGGATGTCCAAAGGATTCCCAGCATGAAAGAACAGACTGTGATCGTGATCAAAGCCCCTGCCGAGACAAAACTGGAGGTGCCACACCCAGAAGag AGCCTTCAGGTCCACCTCAGCAGCACACAGGGACCCATTGAGGTGTTCCTCTGCTCCGATGACCCCATCCCTATGGAAGCCACAGACAGCTCTGTGGCCAACGATGCCAATAGCTGCCACTTAGACTCGTCCGCCGATGGGAACAACTCCGCCCCCCTTGTGCCTTACTCGTGCTTCGTCCAGGTGTCTTCCAAAG ACAATGATAACCGCACTCTCGGAATCGGTAGTACCTCCAACCCGCTGTACCAGCCGACGCAACACTCCTCGCCAGTTACTGTCACCCCCGTCTCCCCCATGCACACCTCCCTCCAACCCCCTTGTGAAGATCAGCAAAGCTTTGTCGGCCTCACTCCACCTCTAGGGTTCTCTCTTGGTGGGGATGAGTACCTCACGAGCCTGGCTGAGGATGAGGGCATCACTGACCTCTTCTCTTCTTATGACCTGGAACAATTGCCCCTGGATATGCCCCGTCCCTAA
- the e2f3 gene encoding transcription factor E2F3 isoform X3: MASLSHTGEKAPAPNPIARKSLFEKTRYDTSLGFLTQRFAEMLRRSADGVLDLNLVAQELNAPKRRVYDVTNVLEGIQLIKKKSKNFVEWLGGQMTVDLDQELKTLVEEERRLDELIQICTRQVHQLCENRSSQKFAYLTYEDVQRIPSMKEQTVIVIKAPAETKLEVPHPEESLQVHLSSTQGPIEVFLCSDDPIPMEATDSSVANDANSCHLDSSADGNNSAPLVPYSCFVQVSSKDNDNRTLGIGSTSNPLYQPTQHSSPVTVTPVSPMHTSLQPPCEDQQSFVGLTPPLGFSLGGDEYLTSLAEDEGITDLFSSYDLEQLPLDMPRP, translated from the exons ATGGCCTCTCTGTCCCACACAGGAGAAAAGG ctccCGCCCCCAATCCCATAGCACGCAAGTCCCTGTTCGAGAAGACGCGCTACGACACTTCGCTCGGCTTCTTGACGCAGAGGTTTGCGGAGATGCTGCGCCGCTCCGCTGACGGGGTGTTGGACCTCAACCTAGTCGCCCAGGAGCTCAATGCGCCTAAGAGACGCGTCTACGACGTCACCAATGTCCTGGAAGggatccagctcatcaaaaagaaGTCTAAAAACTTCGTGGAGTGGTT GGGTGGTCAGATGACCGTGGACCTAGATCAAGAGCTGAAGACTCTggttgaggaggagaggaggctgGACGAGCTGATCCAAATCTGTACGCGGCAGGTTCACCAGCTGTGTGAGAACCGGAGCAGTCAGAA ATTTGCCTATTTGACTTACGAGGATGTCCAAAGGATTCCCAGCATGAAAGAACAGACTGTGATCGTGATCAAAGCCCCTGCCGAGACAAAACTGGAGGTGCCACACCCAGAAGag AGCCTTCAGGTCCACCTCAGCAGCACACAGGGACCCATTGAGGTGTTCCTCTGCTCCGATGACCCCATCCCTATGGAAGCCACAGACAGCTCTGTGGCCAACGATGCCAATAGCTGCCACTTAGACTCGTCCGCCGATGGGAACAACTCCGCCCCCCTTGTGCCTTACTCGTGCTTCGTCCAGGTGTCTTCCAAAG ACAATGATAACCGCACTCTCGGAATCGGTAGTACCTCCAACCCGCTGTACCAGCCGACGCAACACTCCTCGCCAGTTACTGTCACCCCCGTCTCCCCCATGCACACCTCCCTCCAACCCCCTTGTGAAGATCAGCAAAGCTTTGTCGGCCTCACTCCACCTCTAGGGTTCTCTCTTGGTGGGGATGAGTACCTCACGAGCCTGGCTGAGGATGAGGGCATCACTGACCTCTTCTCTTCTTATGACCTGGAACAATTGCCCCTGGATATGCCCCGTCCCTAA
- the srfbp1 gene encoding serum response factor-binding protein 1 — MDKVEKTVPSAEEKEEEEEVAEIEEEEKEGKDDAGDDKEEEEDGDDEEQDGRDETEKKEEAAPQASDTVEKTVQLPAQPPKKEKKQNEGLNLNNEVVRMRKEVKRVRALVIRKLTRQMSALKKKKGTDVEIERNQRRAARLLDEIHAMKVLSPDLVTKTALQKNLNFEQVCKNPKSTISDRATARIATHPQFNKKIENIKAALQAFKAERMNGGKQRGKEKVQNKAGKVTPQSPDKKGEDIKKSEKEEGISVKQKEIVDHEERDEILKETKDATVAEPEKETVKATPSAEDADGPRKAVPESKDARPALLKSSEGKDSVKTKPQSKGAERKPDLTSAPEGLEIKKAEEESDLESSEDEEKEYFDDSTEERFNKQSSQSEESDDDGFFVGKVSKYKKKKKPKSAEEEKADKGREAKSSDPVQSELDELESRLKSKATSLQSVFCSSLSKPGGGRGAGRGRGGDRFRGQGTPRGGGSGQNRDFSKQSKFQKQEKGAERNAESKGRHPGSSEKGFPSVGRGRGRGRGDGARQNDRRGGGVFSHQAPQQALHPSWEASKKRKEQQGQILAFQGKKIKFDDDD, encoded by the exons atgGATAAGGTCGAGAAAACGGTGCCATCTGCTgaggaaaaagaggaggaggaggaggtagcAGAGAtcgaggaagaggagaaagaaggaaaagatgATGCTGGAGATGataaggaagaagaagaagatggagaTGATGAAGAACAGGACGGTAGAGATGAAacggaaaagaaagaagaagcgGCGCCACAGGCCTCAGATACAGTTGAGAAAACCGTCCAATTGCCTGCTCAACCCcccaaaaaggagaaaaagcaGAATGAGGGCCTGAACCTCAACAATGAGGTGGTGAGGATGAGGAAGGAGGTGAAGAGGGTGAGGGCTTTGGTCATCCGGAAGCTGACACGACAGATGAGTgccctgaagaagaagaaagggacGGATGTGGAAATTGAGAGGAATCAGAGGAGAGCCGCCAGACTGCTGGACGAGATCCACGCCATGAAGGTCCTCTCACCAGACCTG GTGACCAAGACAGCCTTGCAAAAGAATCTCAACTTTGAACAGGTGTGCAAAAACCCCAAGTCGACTATTTCCGACCGGGCCACGGCGCGGATCGCCACCCACCCTCAGTTCAACAAGAAGATTGAGAACATCAAAGCTGCCTTGCAAGCCTTCAAAGCGGAGCGGATGAACGGCGGGAAGCAGCGAGGGAAGGAAAAAGTGCAAAATAAAGCTGGGAAGGTGACTCCGCAGTCGCCGGACAAAAAGGGAGAGGATATTAAGAAGAGTGAGAAAGAAGAGGGCATCTCGGTTAAACAAAAGGAAATCGTAGACCACGAGGAAAGAGATGAGATTCTTAAAGAGACTAAAGATGCAACCGTTGCTGAACCGGAAAAGGAAACGGTAAAAGCAACTCCCTCAGCCGAGGATGCTGACGGTCCAAGGAAAGCAGTGCCAGAGTCTAAGGATGCAAGACCAGCATTATTGAAAAGTAGTGAAGGGAAGGACAGCGTAAAAACTAAACCTCAAAGCAAGGGTGCAGAAAGGAAACCTGATCTCACGTCTGCACCTGAGGGGCTTGAGATAAAGAAGGCTGAGGAAGAGAGCGATTTAGAGTCCTCAGAGGACGAAGAGAAGGAGTACTTTGACGACAGCACAGAGGAACGCTTCAACAAGCAGTCCTCCCAATCTGAGGAGAGCGACGATGACGGCTTCTTTGTTGGAAAAGTGAGCAaatacaagaagaagaagaagccgaaaagtgcagaggaggagaaggccGACAAGGGGCGAGAGGCGAAGAGTTCGGACCCGGTCCAGAGCGAACTTGATGAGCTGGAGTCCCGGCTGAAGTCCAAAGCGACCTCGCTTCAGTCTGTTTTCTGTTCATCCCTCTCTAAACCTGGTGGGGGCAGAGGCGCAGGCCGAGGGAGAGGTGGAGATAGATTTCGGGGCCAAGGGACACCAAGGGGTGGTGGGAGCGGCCAAAATAGAGATTTTAGTAAACAATCCAAGTTCCAAAAGCAAGAGAAAGGCGCAGAAAGAAATGCAGAGTCAAAGGGCCGACATCCTGGGTCGTCGGAGAAGGGTTTTCCCTCTGTCGGCAGAGGGAGGGGGCGAGGCAGAGGCGATGGCGCAAGGCAAAATGATCGCAGGGGTGGGGGTGTCTTTTCCCATCAGGCACCACAGCAGGCACTGCATCCATCCTGGGAGGCCAGTAAGAAAAGGAAGGAGCAGCAAGGACAAATCCTGGCGTTCCAGGGAAAGAAGATCAAGTTTGACGATGAtgactga
- the maco1a gene encoding macoilin-1, whose product MKRRNADCSKLRRPLKRNRITEGIYSSTFLYLKFLVVWVLVLLADFVLEFRFEYLWPFWLFIRSVYDSFRYQGLAFSVFFVCVAFTSDIICLLFIPVQWLFFAASTYVWVQYVWHTERGVCLPTVSLWILFVYIEAAIRFKDLKNFHVDLCRPFAAHCIGYPVVTLGFGFKSYVSYKMRLRKQKEVQKENEFYMQLLLQALPPEQQMLQRQEREAEEAALAKGISEVEPAVIAQNGAPPGKKSTSVPLPELEYREKGKDSTVKEREGKKQNTIGINNNSILHTLDSKLQETEYIENYVGAKRLNNELAGENTHADATTNTNTHSASKEEIGGTGKNYKNGSGGGGNISNLSPRNHSSSNGSVPPGPSSNKNEKKQKGAGRGQKDPVENCIPNNQLGKPDALIRLEQDVKRLKADLQANRQLESELRSQLSSLSSQDRSLRSELGQLRQDNELLQNKLHSAVQAKQKDKQTISQLEKRIKAEQEARALAEKQLAEERKRKKMEEATAARAVALAAATRVESTDSLRGRIRELETECKKLSMDMKLKEEQIRDLEGKCQELRKYKENEKDTEVLMSALSAMQEKTQHLENSLSAETRIKLDLFSALGDAKRQLEIAQGQIHQREQEIAELKQKIAEVMAVMPSLSYSSDGSNLSPVAPHYSSKFMDNSPSSLDPNASVYQPLKK is encoded by the exons ATGAAGCGGCGCAATGCGGACTGCAGCAAACTCCGACGGCCGTTAAAACGGAACCGAATCACCGAGGGTATATATAGCAG TACCTTCCTGTACCTGAAGTTCCTGGTAGTGTGGGTTTTAGTTCTGCTGGCCGACTTTGTGCTGGAGTTCAGGTTTGAGTACCTGTGGCCGTTCTGGCTTTTCATACGAAGTGTCTACGACTCCTTCAGATATCAGGGACTG GCGTTCTCTGTGTTCTTTGTATGTGTGGCGTTTACGTCCGACATTAtctgcctcctcttcatccctgtCCAATGGCTGTTTTTCGCTGCCAGCACCTACGTTTGGGTCCAGTATGTCTGGCACACAG AAAGAGGAGTCTGTCTACCCACTGTATCGCTGTGGATCCTGTTTGTGTACATCGAAGCGGCCATACGGTTCAAAGATCTGAAGAACTTTCACGTAGACCTGTGTCGACCCTTTGCTGCTCACTG TATCGGCTATCCAGTGGTGACTCTGGGCTTCGGCTTTAAGAGCTACGTTAGCTACAAGATGCGGCTGAGGAAACAGAAGGAAGTGCAGAAGGAGAACGAATTCTACATGCAGCTCCTACTGCAGGCTTTACCGCCAGAGCAACAGATGCTGCAGAGACAGGAGAGGGAGGCAGAGGAGG CTGCTTTAGCGAAAGGGATCTCCGAGGTAGAACCCGCAGTTATAGCCCAAAACGGAGCACCTCCTGGAAAGAAAAGCACTTCAGTCCCGCTACCAGAACTGGAGTACCGGGAAAAAGGGAAGGACAGTACTGTTAAAGAGCGCGAgggcaaaaaacaaaacacaatcgGAATCAATAACAACAGTATTTTACACACACTGGACTCCAAACTACAGGAGACAGAGTACATAGAGAACTACGTCGGCGCAAAGAGACTGAATAACGAGTTGGCAGGAGAGAACACACACGCCGATGCCACCaccaacaccaacacacactccGCTTCTAAAGAGGAAATTGGGGGGACAGGGAAGAACTACAAAAATGGCAGCGGAGGTGGGGGAAACATTTCCAACTTGTCTCCACGGAATCACAGTTCTTCAAATGGCAGCGTGCCGCCAGGTCCCTCAAGCAATAAGAATGAGAAGAAGCAGAAGGGGGCAGGGAGGGGGCAGAAGGACCCGGTGGAGAACTGCATCCCCAACAACCAGTTGGGCAAGCCGGACGCTCTCATACG GCTGGAGCAGGACGTAAAGCGACTGAAGGCAGATCTTCAGGCCAACAGGCAGTTGGAGTCGGAGCTGCGGAGTCAGCTCTCCTCTCTGAGCAGCCaggatcgcagcctacgctctgAACTGGGCCAGCTCCGCCAGGACAACGAGCTGCTACAGAACAA GCTCCACAGTGCCGTCCAGGCCAAGCAGAAGGATAAGCAGACCATCTCCCAGCTGGAGAAGAGGATAAAGGCCGAGCAGGAGGCTCGCGCGCTGGCTGAGAAACAGCTGGccgaggagaggaagaggaagaagatggAGGAGGCCACTGCTGCCAGAGCTGTAGCGTTAGCTGCCGCCACCAG AGTGGAGTCGACGGACTCTCTGCGTGGCCGCATCAGAGAGCTGGAGACGGAGTGTAAGAAGCTCAGCATGGACATGAAACTTAAGGAGGAGCAGATTAGGGATCTAGAGGGCAAGTGTCAG GAGCTGCGGAAGTACAAAGAGAATGAGAAGGACACCGAGGTGTTGATGTCCGCGCTGTCGGCCATGCAGGAGAAGACCCAGCACCTGGAAAACAGCCTGAGTGCCGAGACCAGGATCAAACTGGACCTGTTCTCTGCACTGGGGGATGCCAAGAGGCAGCTGGAGATAGCACAAG GCCAGATCCACCAGAGGGAGCAGGAGATCGCCGAGCTGAAGCAGAAGATAGCCGAGGTGATGGCGGTGATGCCCAGCCTGTCCTACTCATCAGACGGCAGCAACCTCAGCCCCGTCGCCCCGCACTACTCCTCCAAGTTCATGGACAATAGTCCCTCCTCCCTGGACCCCAACGCCTCCGTCTACCAGCCCCTCAAAAAGTGA